One segment of Methylotenera versatilis 79 DNA contains the following:
- a CDS encoding rhodanese-like domain-containing protein, with the protein MQSIEEVLNQAKKRAVEKKLPYAGELTPQEAYILLQQDNAILVDVRTQAELDLVGRVPDATHIEWAFYPGMIANAEFGAQLQAKVAPNKTIIFMCRTGGRSHNAAVLAQQLGYSHAFNMAEGFEGEANAQKQRTLINGWKQANLPWNN; encoded by the coding sequence ATGCAAAGTATTGAGGAAGTTTTAAATCAAGCAAAAAAACGCGCAGTTGAAAAAAAATTGCCCTATGCAGGTGAGTTAACCCCACAAGAAGCTTATATTTTATTGCAACAAGATAATGCAATATTAGTAGATGTGCGTACGCAAGCTGAGTTGGATTTAGTAGGTCGAGTGCCCGATGCAACGCACATTGAATGGGCGTTTTATCCGGGCATGATTGCAAACGCAGAGTTTGGTGCGCAGTTGCAAGCGAAAGTTGCGCCTAATAAAACCATTATATTTATGTGCCGTACTGGCGGCAGAAGCCATAATGCAGCCGTATTAGCGCAACAATTAGGCTATAGTCACGCATTCAATATGGCGGAAGGCTTTGAGGGTGAAGCTAACGCACAAAAACAGCGCACTTTGATTAACGGTTGGAAACAGGCAAATTTGCCTTGGAATAACTAG
- the glnL gene encoding nitrogen regulation protein NR(II) — translation MVQNIPSGFSGLEHLATAVILLNQSHQVVYANPSTEILFALSATQISGSHISEVFLNCEILQLAIDNAVRNDSPFREHEFAITTVRQQSFAVTCTVTPVEMSKATLLLEFQQMDQQLRIAREERMLIQQQANSELLRNLAHEIRNPLGGLRGAAQLLEHELPNPSLREYTQVIIKEADRLQSLMDRLLVPHRVPKYEPTNIHEVLERVRSLLLAESPNNIKVRRDYDTSLPDLIGDREKLIQTVLNIARNAVQAMQSNGAVNAEIIFKTRAERQVTLAKKRYRVAIKLQIIDNGPGIPADIKDKIFYPLVTGREGGSGLGLALAQTFVTQHHGMIDCESQPGKTCFTILLPVESTSIKSANILQ, via the coding sequence ATGGTTCAAAACATTCCCTCAGGATTTTCAGGTTTAGAGCATCTCGCTACTGCGGTGATATTGCTGAATCAATCACATCAAGTAGTTTATGCAAACCCCAGTACTGAAATTTTATTTGCCTTAAGCGCAACGCAAATATCAGGTAGCCATATTTCAGAAGTGTTTTTAAACTGCGAGATTTTGCAACTCGCCATTGATAACGCAGTTAGGAATGACAGCCCATTTCGTGAGCATGAATTCGCTATCACAACCGTGCGCCAGCAATCGTTTGCCGTCACTTGCACAGTGACGCCAGTTGAAATGAGTAAGGCAACTTTGTTACTAGAATTTCAACAAATGGATCAGCAATTACGCATCGCACGTGAAGAACGCATGCTGATTCAGCAACAAGCCAACTCTGAATTATTGCGCAATTTAGCGCATGAGATTCGTAACCCGCTCGGTGGCCTGCGTGGCGCTGCACAACTGTTAGAACATGAATTGCCTAACCCCAGTTTGCGCGAATATACGCAAGTCATCATTAAAGAAGCAGACAGATTACAAAGCTTGATGGATAGATTGCTGGTGCCACATCGCGTGCCGAAATATGAGCCAACCAATATCCATGAAGTGCTAGAACGCGTACGTAGTTTATTGTTGGCAGAATCACCTAATAACATCAAAGTGCGGCGCGATTACGATACTAGCTTGCCCGATTTAATCGGCGATCGCGAAAAGCTAATCCAAACAGTATTAAATATTGCGCGAAATGCGGTACAAGCCATGCAATCCAATGGCGCGGTGAATGCTGAAATTATATTTAAAACGCGTGCAGAACGCCAAGTGACGTTAGCTAAAAAACGTTATCGTGTCGCTATTAAGTTACAAATTATTGATAATGGACCGGGTATTCCAGCCGATATTAAAGATAAGATTTTTTATCCGCTAGTAACTGGACGCGAAGGTGGAAGCGGCTTGGGGCTTGCCTTAGCGCAAACTTTTGTCACGCAACATCACGGTATGATTGATTGTGAAAGCCAACCAGGTAAAACCTGTTTTACGATATTGTTACCAGTTGAATCAACGTCCATTAAATCTGCGAATATCTTGCAGTAA
- the ntrC gene encoding nitrogen regulation protein NR(I) yields MKPIWILDDDKSIRWVFEKALARTDLEFRTFSSVAEALNALNREQPQVVVSDIRMPNGSGLDFLSEIKQRYPEIPVIIMTAYSDLESAVAAFQGGAFEYLAKPFDVDQAIDVIKRAVEESMRQAVEAVALEETPEIIGQAPAMQEVFRAIGRLSRSHATVLINGESGSGKELVASALHKHSPRAEKPFIAINTAAIPKDLLESELFGHERGAFTGAAAARRGRFEQADNGTLFLDEIGDMPADLQTRLLRVLSDGQFYRVGGHQPIKVNVRVIAATHQDLEERVKLGLFREDLFHRLNVIRLRLPPLRERREDIPHLTKHFLAQSAIQLGVEPKQLSAAALRYLTAVNWSGNVRQLENVCHWLTVMAPGQSVDVVDLPPELKEDTSKTISASSWQEALAQEVSDALNRGEQNVLEARTKDFERVMIVKALQHTDGRRIEAANQLGMGRNTLTRKIQELDIKE; encoded by the coding sequence ATGAAACCAATTTGGATTTTAGACGATGATAAATCGATACGCTGGGTGTTCGAAAAAGCGTTAGCACGTACGGATTTAGAGTTCAGAACTTTTTCTTCTGTCGCCGAAGCGCTTAATGCACTCAACCGCGAACAACCACAAGTTGTGGTCAGTGATATTCGCATGCCAAACGGTTCTGGCTTAGATTTTTTAAGTGAAATTAAACAGCGTTACCCTGAAATTCCAGTCATCATCATGACCGCTTATTCTGATTTAGAGAGCGCAGTTGCCGCTTTCCAAGGTGGCGCATTTGAATATTTAGCTAAGCCTTTCGATGTCGACCAAGCCATTGACGTGATTAAACGCGCGGTTGAAGAAAGTATGCGCCAAGCGGTTGAAGCAGTTGCTTTAGAAGAAACACCTGAAATCATCGGCCAAGCGCCCGCCATGCAAGAAGTTTTTCGCGCAATTGGCAGGTTAAGTCGCTCGCACGCGACTGTGCTAATTAACGGCGAATCGGGCAGTGGTAAAGAGTTAGTTGCCAGCGCTTTGCACAAACACAGCCCACGAGCAGAAAAACCATTTATCGCGATTAATACGGCAGCGATACCAAAAGATTTATTAGAGTCTGAATTATTTGGCCACGAACGTGGCGCATTTACAGGCGCGGCTGCCGCACGACGTGGACGTTTTGAACAAGCAGATAACGGGACTTTGTTTCTAGATGAAATCGGCGATATGCCAGCCGATTTACAAACTCGCCTATTGCGCGTGTTAAGTGACGGGCAATTTTACCGAGTAGGTGGTCACCAACCGATCAAAGTCAATGTGCGCGTCATTGCCGCAACCCACCAAGATTTAGAAGAGCGCGTTAAATTAGGCTTGTTCCGCGAAGATTTATTTCACCGCTTAAATGTGATTCGTTTACGCTTGCCGCCATTGCGCGAACGCCGTGAAGACATACCGCATTTAACCAAACACTTTTTAGCGCAAAGCGCCATTCAATTAGGTGTAGAACCCAAACAACTTTCCGCCGCTGCACTGCGCTATTTAACCGCAGTAAATTGGAGCGGTAACGTGCGTCAATTGGAAAACGTTTGCCATTGGTTAACCGTCATGGCGCCTGGCCAAAGCGTGGATGTGGTGGATTTACCGCCAGAGTTAAAAGAAGACACCAGCAAAACTATCAGCGCGAGTTCGTGGCAAGAAGCTTTAGCGCAAGAAGTTTCTGACGCATTGAACCGTGGCGAACAAAATGTATTAGAAGCACGCACCAAGGATTTTGAACGCGTGATGATTGTTAAGGCACTGCAACATACGGATGGTCGTCGTATTGAGGCGGCTAATCAGTTAGGAATGGGCAGAAATACGTTGACGCGGAAGATTCAGGAATTGGATATTAAAGAGTAA
- the aroE gene encoding shikimate dehydrogenase, translating to MSDKYAEPAQGIERYAVVGNPIEHSKSPLIHTAFAKQTDQNISYERIFAPLDGFESTIKDLIARGFKGANVTVPFKFEAFNLCDNLTVRAQAAGAVNTLTFKKGQLSGDNTDGAGLVRDITHHLRHVLHNKRVLLLGAGGAAEGVLQPLLDCELNHLVIANRTIEKAQHMRNKQVRHLEQLTTSTFASLKPPFDIIINATSTGLTDTVLPISNTIFAKDCLAYDMMYGRETPFMAQARANGAQVADGLGMLVEQAAEAFFIWRDVRPDTKPVIEMMRVL from the coding sequence ATGAGTGATAAATACGCTGAGCCTGCGCAAGGTATTGAACGTTATGCGGTCGTGGGCAACCCGATTGAGCATAGTAAATCACCGCTTATTCATACGGCATTTGCAAAGCAAACAGACCAAAATATCAGCTATGAACGCATTTTTGCGCCGCTGGATGGTTTTGAATCAACGATCAAGGATTTGATTGCGCGAGGTTTTAAAGGCGCGAATGTGACTGTGCCATTTAAGTTTGAAGCGTTTAATCTTTGCGACAATTTAACGGTACGTGCTCAAGCTGCTGGCGCAGTGAATACCTTAACCTTTAAAAAAGGTCAATTATCTGGAGATAATACCGATGGCGCAGGTTTGGTGCGTGATATCACGCATCATTTAAGGCATGTTTTACATAATAAGCGCGTATTGTTGTTGGGAGCAGGCGGCGCTGCGGAAGGTGTGTTACAACCTTTGCTAGATTGCGAACTGAATCACTTAGTGATTGCGAATCGTACTATTGAGAAAGCACAGCATATGCGGAATAAGCAGGTTCGACACTTGGAACAATTAACGACCAGTACATTCGCCAGTTTAAAACCCCCTTTCGATATTATTATTAATGCTACTTCAACTGGGTTAACCGACACAGTGCTTCCTATTTCCAATACTATTTTCGCTAAAGATTGCTTGGCTTACGACATGATGTATGGTCGCGAAACACCGTTTATGGCGCAAGCACGCGCGAATGGTGCACAAGTGGCGGATGGTTTGGGCATGTTGGTTGAGCAAGCCGCAGAAGCATTTTTCATTTGGCGTGACGTAAGGCCAGACACTAAGCCGGTTATTGAGATGATGAGAGTCTTGTAA
- the glnA gene encoding type I glutamate--ammonia ligase, with protein sequence MSVANVMKMVKENDIKFVDFRFTDTRGKEQHVTVPVSAFDESKFTEGHAFDGSSIAGWKGIQASDMQLMPDASTANIDPFMDEPTLILTCDVVDPTDGKGYDRDPRSLAKRAEAYLKSSGLGDTAYFGPEPEFFIFDSINWSVDMHGSSVKINSEEAAWSSSEKFEGGNTGHRPAVKGGYFPVPPVDSLQDVRSAMCLTLEAMGVPVEVHHHEVATAGQCEIGTKFATLTQRADWTQILKYVVLNTAHAYGKTATFMPKPMFGDNGSGMHVHQSVWKDGKNLFAGDGYAGLSDFALYYIGGIIKHARALNAITNPGTNSYKRLVPHYEAPVKLAYSAKNRSAAIRIPFVHSDKARRVEARFPDPIANPYLAFSALLMAGLDGVQNKIHPGEPATKDLYHLPPEEDALIPTVCSSLEQALEYLDKDREFLTRGGVFSEDWIDAYIALKMEEVTKLRQTPHPVEFGLYYSC encoded by the coding sequence ATGTCAGTTGCAAATGTAATGAAAATGGTAAAAGAAAACGACATCAAATTTGTCGATTTTCGTTTTACCGATACTCGCGGTAAAGAACAACACGTTACAGTGCCTGTTTCAGCTTTCGATGAATCAAAATTTACCGAAGGTCATGCATTTGACGGTTCTTCAATCGCGGGTTGGAAAGGTATTCAAGCTTCTGACATGCAATTAATGCCTGATGCATCAACGGCAAATATCGATCCATTCATGGACGAACCAACATTGATTTTAACTTGCGACGTTGTTGATCCAACTGACGGTAAAGGTTATGACCGTGATCCACGCTCACTAGCAAAACGCGCTGAAGCTTATTTAAAATCAAGCGGTTTAGGCGATACTGCTTACTTTGGTCCTGAGCCAGAATTCTTCATTTTTGACTCTATCAATTGGTCAGTCGATATGCACGGTAGCTCAGTAAAAATCAATTCAGAAGAGGCCGCATGGTCATCTAGCGAAAAATTTGAAGGCGGCAACACTGGCCACCGTCCAGCGGTTAAAGGCGGTTACTTCCCAGTTCCACCAGTCGATTCATTGCAAGATGTACGTTCTGCAATGTGCTTAACTTTAGAAGCGATGGGCGTGCCTGTTGAAGTGCATCACCATGAAGTAGCAACTGCTGGCCAATGTGAGATCGGTACTAAATTCGCGACATTGACACAACGTGCTGACTGGACTCAAATCCTAAAATACGTGGTGCTAAATACAGCACATGCCTACGGAAAAACAGCCACATTTATGCCGAAACCAATGTTTGGCGACAATGGTAGCGGTATGCACGTACACCAATCTGTATGGAAAGATGGCAAAAACCTGTTCGCAGGCGACGGCTATGCAGGTTTAAGTGACTTTGCTTTGTACTATATTGGCGGCATTATCAAACATGCGCGCGCATTAAACGCGATTACTAACCCAGGCACCAACTCTTACAAACGCTTAGTGCCACATTACGAAGCGCCAGTAAAATTAGCTTACTCTGCTAAAAACCGTTCTGCTGCGATTCGTATTCCATTTGTGCATTCTGATAAAGCACGCCGTGTTGAAGCGCGTTTCCCCGACCCAATCGCTAACCCATACTTGGCATTCTCTGCATTGTTAATGGCTGGTTTAGATGGCGTGCAAAACAAGATTCACCCAGGCGAGCCAGCAACTAAAGACTTGTACCATCTTCCACCAGAAGAAGATGCACTAATCCCAACAGTTTGTTCATCACTTGAGCAAGCGTTAGAATACTTGGATAAAGACCGTGAGTTCTTAACACGCGGCGGTGTATTCTCTGAAGATTGGATTGATGCTTACATTGCATTAAAAATGGAAGAAGTCACTAAGTTACGTCAAACACCACATCCAGTCGAGTTTGGTTTGTACTACAGCTGTTAA
- a CDS encoding DUF4124 domain-containing protein, translating into MNKQLSFLSLIIIALIAPVLANAEIYKQVDSEGRVTYSNVKLKGAKKLNLEPADTNFGGDNSASTREATRSPQAKTATPASFPKVDAGTQNQRDSKRKDILQSELEAEKQALAQAKQAYIEGESKPEVYKGANGKTFRNVAKFDEKMKSLQADIDVHQRNIELLNKEISAN; encoded by the coding sequence ATGAATAAACAATTATCATTTTTAAGCTTGATTATCATCGCGCTAATCGCACCGGTTTTAGCGAATGCAGAAATTTATAAACAAGTGGATTCTGAAGGACGCGTCACCTATTCAAACGTCAAACTCAAAGGCGCTAAAAAGTTAAATTTAGAACCTGCAGATACCAATTTTGGCGGTGACAACAGCGCTTCCACACGTGAAGCAACACGCTCCCCGCAAGCCAAAACAGCGACACCAGCAAGCTTTCCTAAAGTAGATGCAGGTACACAAAATCAGCGCGACAGTAAGCGCAAAGACATTTTACAATCGGAACTGGAAGCTGAAAAACAAGCACTAGCACAAGCGAAACAAGCCTATATCGAAGGTGAATCTAAGCCCGAAGTTTACAAAGGCGCCAATGGAAAAACTTTCCGTAATGTTGCAAAGTTTGATGAAAAAATGAAAAGCCTACAAGCCGACATCGATGTACATCAGCGTAATATCGAGTTACTTAACAAAGAAATTAGCGCAAATTAA
- the hemA gene encoding glutamyl-tRNA reductase gives MQLYTIGVNHTTAPISIREHVAFNPDILRHALSDLTAQNVTEAAILSTCNRTEIYVQTNTPEPIVNWLANYHRLDFNNVQPYTYTLSNQEAVKHAFRVASGLDSMVLGEPQILGQFKQSVKIAQDAGTLGTLLHKLFQRTFEVAKEVRTNTDIGGSSISMAAAAIKLAQRIFGDISQQKILFIGAGEMIELCADHFAAQKPKSMTIANRTIERGLQLANKIGGHAILLNDLPERFSEFDIVITSTASQLPIVGLGMVERAIKTRRHRPIFMVDLAVPRDIEPEVAQLDDVFLYTVDDLAQVVADGMENRQEAAINAEMIVAARVEGFMQWFKKRDAIPTIKALRDQAEAVRKNEFEKALKLIQKGENPAIVLEALSNALTNKFLHAPSHLLNQTHGDEHARIEQIVRQLYQIKH, from the coding sequence ATGCAGCTTTATACAATTGGTGTTAACCACACCACTGCCCCAATTTCTATTCGTGAACATGTCGCGTTTAATCCGGATATTTTGCGCCATGCGCTTAGCGATTTAACCGCGCAGAACGTGACTGAAGCGGCGATTTTGTCTACTTGTAATCGCACAGAAATCTATGTGCAAACCAACACGCCCGAACCAATCGTCAATTGGTTAGCCAATTATCACCGGTTAGATTTCAATAATGTTCAGCCTTATACCTACACCCTAAGTAATCAGGAAGCGGTAAAACATGCATTTCGCGTAGCGTCTGGTTTAGATAGCATGGTGTTGGGTGAGCCACAAATTTTGGGGCAATTTAAGCAATCGGTTAAAATCGCGCAAGATGCGGGAACATTGGGAACGCTTTTACATAAATTGTTCCAACGCACGTTTGAAGTCGCTAAAGAAGTACGCACCAATACGGATATCGGTGGCAGTTCCATTTCAATGGCAGCAGCAGCGATTAAATTAGCGCAGCGCATTTTTGGCGATATTAGCCAGCAGAAAATATTATTTATCGGCGCGGGCGAGATGATTGAGTTGTGCGCAGACCATTTTGCTGCGCAAAAACCAAAGTCTATGACTATTGCGAATCGCACGATTGAGCGTGGTTTGCAATTGGCGAATAAAATCGGCGGTCATGCGATTCTGTTAAATGATTTGCCAGAACGTTTTTCCGAATTTGATATTGTGATTACCAGCACCGCCAGTCAATTGCCGATTGTCGGTTTGGGCATGGTAGAGCGCGCGATTAAAACACGCCGTCATCGCCCTATATTTATGGTGGATTTAGCCGTTCCACGTGATATTGAGCCAGAAGTCGCACAATTAGACGATGTGTTTTTATACACGGTGGATGATCTGGCACAAGTGGTTGCGGATGGTATGGAAAACCGTCAGGAAGCAGCGATTAATGCGGAAATGATTGTGGCAGCGCGCGTTGAAGGCTTTATGCAATGGTTTAAAAAACGTGATGCGATTCCCACCATTAAAGCTTTGCGCGACCAAGCCGAAGCAGTGCGCAAAAATGAGTTTGAAAAAGCACTTAAGCTGATTCAAAAGGGCGAAAATCCAGCTATCGTTTTAGAGGCGTTAAGCAATGCTTTAACCAATAAATTTTTACACGCGCCTAGCCACCTGCTTAATCAAACCCACGGCGATGAACACGCAAGAATAGAACAGATTGTCCGCCAGCTTTACCAAATTAAACATTAA
- the prfA gene encoding peptide chain release factor 1: protein MKPSMIRKLATLSERLEEINRLMSSEGVTNNMDAYRKLTQEHAEITPIVEQYHTFEQAEADIAEAQKMLSDPDMKEFAQEEIDAGKVTLESVELELQKLLLPKDPNDDKNIFLEIRAGTGGDESGLFAGDLYRMYSRYAERQKWRVEIMSANEGEMGGYKEIIAKIEGYGAYSKLKFESGGHRVQRVPDTETQGRIHTSACTVAVLPEADEINDVVINPADIRIDTYRASGAGGQHINKTDSAVRITHNPTGIVVECQEGRSQHANKAQAMAVLAARIKSKQVDAQNSAIASERKSLIGSGDRSERIRTYNYPQGRITDHRINLTLYKIDAITEGDMDELIGALSAEHQADLLASLGDDN from the coding sequence ATGAAACCCAGCATGATTAGAAAGCTCGCGACTTTAAGCGAGCGTTTAGAAGAGATTAATCGTCTAATGAGTAGCGAAGGCGTAACCAATAATATGGATGCGTACAGAAAGCTCACGCAAGAACATGCGGAAATTACGCCGATTGTTGAGCAATATCATACGTTTGAGCAGGCAGAAGCAGATATTGCTGAAGCGCAAAAAATGTTAAGCGACCCAGACATGAAAGAATTTGCTCAGGAAGAGATTGATGCAGGCAAAGTGACGCTGGAGTCAGTTGAATTGGAATTGCAAAAACTGTTGCTGCCAAAAGACCCCAATGACGACAAGAATATATTCTTAGAAATACGTGCAGGCACAGGCGGCGATGAATCCGGCTTGTTTGCTGGTGATTTGTATCGCATGTATTCACGATACGCAGAACGGCAAAAATGGCGCGTTGAGATCATGTCTGCCAATGAAGGTGAAATGGGCGGCTACAAAGAAATCATCGCCAAAATCGAAGGTTACGGTGCGTATTCTAAACTCAAGTTTGAGTCTGGCGGCCACCGTGTGCAACGTGTGCCAGATACTGAAACGCAAGGCCGCATTCATACGTCTGCTTGTACGGTGGCTGTGCTGCCAGAAGCTGACGAAATTAATGACGTGGTGATTAATCCTGCGGATATTCGCATTGATACTTACAGAGCTTCAGGCGCGGGCGGGCAACATATTAATAAAACCGATTCTGCCGTGCGCATCACGCACAATCCAACTGGTATTGTAGTGGAATGCCAAGAAGGCCGAAGCCAACATGCCAATAAAGCACAAGCCATGGCCGTACTTGCGGCACGCATTAAATCTAAACAAGTGGATGCACAAAATAGTGCAATCGCCAGTGAGCGTAAAAGCTTAATTGGCTCTGGTGATAGAAGTGAGCGCATTCGCACCTACAACTACCCGCAAGGCCGCATCACTGATCATCGCATCAACTTAACCTTGTATAAAATTGACGCGATTACCGAAGGTGATATGGATGAACTAATTGGCGCATTGTCTGCGGAACATCAGGCTGATTTATTGGCGAGTTTGGGTGATGACAATTGA
- a CDS encoding nuclease-related domain-containing protein: MQLQAVLIILIIALGPLFITVYGVVFYKKRLQSKRRNPINNNLLRSPGESLRHRIEDVNLDISTYLSLVTILPLMLYALYISFSSLKNLSLFANVFYFVISLFSIVFIIYKLIKLVTIKAKLSLGYDAELAVGQELNSMMRDGYWVFHDVPAENYNIDHVLVGVAGVFAIETKGRSKLKQKDGKADHRVIYDGYKLDFPGWSETKPLDQASRQAKSLQTWLSSAVGEDVQVKPVLVLPGWFIERSSGAGMIVLNGKNPNSVLGRVYGNPLDDKLIKRIAHQLDQRCRTVKTQALQST, from the coding sequence ATGCAGCTTCAAGCGGTCTTGATAATTCTAATCATCGCGCTTGGGCCATTGTTTATTACTGTTTATGGAGTGGTTTTTTATAAAAAAAGATTGCAGTCGAAACGTAGAAACCCAATCAATAACAATTTATTACGTAGTCCGGGTGAGTCTTTAAGGCATAGGATAGAAGATGTAAATTTAGATATTTCAACATACTTATCTCTAGTGACCATACTTCCGTTGATGCTTTATGCACTTTACATTAGCTTTAGCTCTCTTAAAAATCTTTCATTATTTGCTAATGTTTTTTATTTTGTAATTTCGTTATTTTCAATCGTTTTTATTATTTATAAACTCATCAAATTAGTCACCATAAAAGCAAAGTTGTCATTAGGATACGATGCAGAATTGGCAGTAGGTCAAGAATTAAATAGTATGATGCGGGATGGCTATTGGGTATTTCATGATGTGCCCGCTGAAAATTACAATATTGATCATGTATTAGTTGGAGTAGCAGGCGTGTTTGCCATAGAAACTAAAGGTAGATCAAAACTCAAGCAAAAAGATGGTAAAGCTGATCATCGCGTAATATATGACGGATATAAATTGGACTTTCCGGGATGGTCAGAAACTAAACCTTTAGACCAAGCAAGTCGTCAAGCAAAGTCCCTGCAAACTTGGTTAAGTAGTGCTGTAGGTGAGGATGTACAAGTGAAGCCTGTACTCGTTTTGCCAGGTTGGTTTATTGAAAGAAGCTCTGGCGCAGGAATGATTGTATTAAATGGTAAAAATCCAAATAGTGTTTTAGGTAGAGTCTATGGAAATCCTTTGGACGATAAGTTAATTAAGCGAATAGCTCATCAACTTGACCAACGTTGCAGAACAGTTAAAACACAAGCGCTTCAATCTACGTAA
- the mtgA gene encoding monofunctional biosynthetic peptidoglycan transglycosylase has product MLRWLFNSKKNARPLGFGGILKRLIFLFFAWLVLYQLWIFLHICWWIKFNPTSTAFMQDRLEIIQQTKPDATLQHKWVDYAKISNHLKRAVIASEDAKFTNHEGFDWEGIEKAYEKNLKKGKIVGGGSTISQQLAKNLFLSSGRTPWRKAEEAVITLMLEKMLTKRRILEIYLNVIEWGNGVFGAEAAAKHYFKTSASGLGQTQSAKLAAMIPNPRFYDDHRSTRYLNRRTATIQARMRFVEVP; this is encoded by the coding sequence GTGCTGCGCTGGTTGTTTAACAGTAAAAAAAATGCTCGCCCATTGGGTTTTGGTGGCATTTTAAAACGACTCATATTTTTATTTTTTGCATGGCTGGTTTTATATCAATTGTGGATTTTTTTGCACATCTGCTGGTGGATTAAGTTTAATCCAACCTCGACTGCGTTTATGCAAGACCGGCTGGAAATTATTCAACAAACCAAACCAGATGCCACACTTCAACACAAATGGGTTGATTACGCCAAAATTTCCAATCATCTTAAACGTGCTGTGATTGCCAGTGAAGATGCTAAATTCACTAATCATGAAGGATTCGATTGGGAAGGCATTGAAAAAGCTTACGAAAAAAATCTGAAAAAAGGCAAAATTGTTGGTGGTGGCTCAACCATTAGTCAACAGTTGGCAAAAAACTTATTTTTATCCAGCGGACGAACGCCTTGGCGCAAAGCGGAAGAAGCGGTCATCACTTTAATGCTAGAAAAAATGCTCACCAAACGCCGCATTTTAGAAATCTATCTAAATGTGATTGAATGGGGAAATGGCGTTTTTGGTGCAGAAGCTGCCGCTAAACATTACTTTAAAACCAGTGCAAGTGGCTTAGGCCAAACCCAATCTGCCAAATTAGCCGCGATGATTCCCAATCCACGTTTTTATGACGACCATCGTAGTACGCGCTATTTAAACCGCCGCACGGCAACAATACAAGCAAGGATGCGTTTTGTAGAAGTGCCTTAA